One Nostocoides sp. HKS02 genomic window carries:
- a CDS encoding NADP-dependent oxidoreductase: MRAFVVRQYKGPLQEADVPDPVVGEHDVLVEVQAAGLNMLDEKIRAGELRQILPYKLPQILGNDVAGTVIGVGAKVHGFTLGDAVYARPDKDRIGAFAEHIAVAEADLALKPASLSFEEAASLPLVALTAWQALVERGNLQPGQRVLIHGGAGGVGTIAIQLAKHLGATVATTVSHGNVDFVRALGADVVIDYRSQDFEQLLDGYDLVLDSLGGENLEKSLRVLRPGGKAIGIAGPPDAAFARELGANPVLRLVTTALSSSIRRKARRLGVTYEFLFMRASGDQLRQITDLVEAGALRPVVGRVFDFDQTVQAVQSLEKSGIRGKAVISRA; encoded by the coding sequence ATGCGAGCGTTCGTGGTTAGGCAGTACAAGGGTCCGTTGCAGGAAGCGGACGTCCCGGACCCCGTGGTCGGAGAGCACGACGTGCTGGTCGAGGTCCAGGCGGCCGGGCTCAACATGCTCGACGAGAAGATCCGGGCGGGCGAGTTGAGGCAGATCCTCCCCTACAAGCTGCCCCAGATCCTCGGCAACGACGTCGCCGGAACGGTGATCGGCGTCGGCGCGAAGGTGCACGGCTTCACACTCGGCGACGCGGTGTATGCCCGGCCCGACAAGGACCGCATCGGAGCCTTCGCGGAACACATCGCGGTTGCCGAAGCCGATCTGGCGCTCAAGCCCGCGTCCCTCAGCTTCGAAGAGGCGGCCTCGCTACCGCTGGTGGCGTTGACCGCATGGCAGGCGCTCGTCGAGCGGGGCAACCTGCAGCCAGGGCAACGGGTCCTCATCCACGGCGGCGCCGGCGGAGTCGGGACGATCGCGATCCAGCTCGCCAAGCACCTCGGTGCCACGGTCGCCACGACCGTCAGTCACGGCAACGTCGACTTCGTGCGCGCGCTCGGGGCGGACGTGGTCATCGACTACCGCAGCCAGGACTTCGAACAGCTTCTTGACGGGTACGACCTCGTGCTGGACAGCCTCGGCGGGGAGAACCTCGAGAAGTCGCTCCGCGTGCTGCGTCCCGGTGGCAAGGCGATCGGGATCGCCGGGCCACCCGACGCCGCGTTTGCCCGTGAGCTCGGGGCGAACCCGGTCCTCCGGCTGGTGACGACTGCCCTCAGCAGCAGCATCCGCCGCAAGGCGAGGCGCTTGGGCGTGACGTACGAGTTCCTCTTCATGCGCGCCAGCGGTGACCAGCTTCGCCAGATCACCGACCTCGTCGAGGCCGGCGCGCTGCGCCCCGTCGTCGGACGGGTCTTCGACTTCGACCAGACCGTGCAGGCAGTTCAGTCGCTCGAAAAGAGCGGCATCCGCGGCAAGGCCGTCATCAGCAGAGCCTGA
- a CDS encoding cyclase family protein, with the protein MTPDQLDPTDPAGAIAAAAKRVSNWGRWGADDVRGTMNFLSQEKRRSAAALVVTGRSFSLSQSFDMDGPQKGWRRRTNPIHVMLDTGSDAVAGVQGFPHGLGGADDVVTMPLQCSTQWDGLGHIFDHGKAWNGRPADQVVTSLGDSVTGIETVADVVAGRGVLLDVAREFGTDGELPDGFAITEEHLEATIAAQGPSSTVGRGDIVLVRTGRLARARREGWQDYAGGDSPGLSFTTVDWLHRCEISAIATDTWGLEVRPNEFDEAFQPLHQVAIPHLGLFLGEMWDLEALSEDCVVDGVYEFWLTAAPIPFTGAVGAPVNPVAVK; encoded by the coding sequence ATGACGCCTGACCAGCTCGATCCAACCGACCCGGCCGGGGCGATCGCCGCAGCGGCGAAGCGCGTCTCGAACTGGGGGCGCTGGGGCGCCGACGACGTCCGCGGCACCATGAACTTCCTGAGCCAGGAGAAGCGACGGTCGGCCGCAGCCCTCGTCGTCACCGGTCGAAGCTTCTCGCTGTCGCAGTCGTTCGACATGGACGGGCCACAGAAGGGGTGGCGCCGGCGAACCAACCCGATCCACGTCATGCTCGACACCGGATCCGACGCCGTCGCGGGCGTGCAGGGCTTTCCCCACGGTCTCGGTGGCGCGGACGACGTGGTGACGATGCCACTCCAGTGCTCGACGCAGTGGGATGGGTTGGGCCACATCTTCGACCACGGTAAGGCCTGGAACGGGCGTCCTGCCGACCAGGTGGTGACCAGCCTCGGCGACAGCGTCACGGGCATCGAAACCGTTGCCGACGTCGTTGCCGGGCGCGGAGTGCTACTTGACGTCGCTCGCGAGTTCGGCACGGACGGCGAGCTGCCCGACGGGTTCGCCATCACCGAAGAGCACCTCGAGGCCACGATCGCGGCACAGGGTCCCAGCTCCACGGTCGGTCGCGGCGACATCGTTCTGGTCCGCACGGGACGACTCGCTCGGGCCAGACGTGAAGGGTGGCAGGACTACGCAGGCGGAGACTCGCCCGGTCTGTCGTTCACCACGGTGGACTGGCTGCACCGTTGCGAGATCTCCGCCATCGCCACCGACACCTGGGGGCTGGAAGTGCGACCCAACGAGTTCGACGAAGCCTTCCAGCCCTTGCACCAGGTGGCGATCCCACACCTCGGCCTCTTTCTGGGTGAGATGTGGGACCTCGAAGCCCTCAGCGAGGACTGCGTCGTGGACGGTGTCTACGAGTTCTGGCTCACCGCCGCGCCCATCCCGTTCACGGGTGCGGTCGGCGCACCGGTAAACCCGGTTGCCGTGAAGTGA
- a CDS encoding SDR family NAD(P)-dependent oxidoreductase: MTGRLEGKVALITGTAGGQGRDAALAFAAEGATVVGCDIQPEGAAETVELVRAAGGSMTSTHPLDLTDDAAVAVWVGAAAERLGGIDIVYANAGATRFNPVEQVSVEEWRFVLAHELDVTFLPIRHAWKHLKDSRAGAVVLVGSTAGISGSMTNTRVAHTVTKGGIVALTKQLAAEGAPHGIRVNCVSPGMVATPATAGDLLAPDHPMRDIARHIPLGRVGSPREVVRCALFLASDDASYVTGANLVVDGGWSAVLPGEWVSEVREGLQ, translated from the coding sequence GTGACAGGACGTCTCGAGGGCAAGGTCGCCCTGATCACCGGAACGGCTGGGGGCCAAGGCCGCGACGCAGCCCTTGCCTTTGCGGCAGAGGGTGCCACGGTGGTCGGCTGCGACATCCAGCCCGAAGGTGCCGCCGAAACCGTCGAGCTCGTGCGCGCCGCGGGCGGATCCATGACCAGCACGCACCCGCTGGATCTCACCGACGACGCGGCCGTGGCTGTCTGGGTGGGTGCGGCCGCAGAGAGGCTCGGCGGCATCGACATCGTGTACGCCAATGCGGGCGCAACGCGCTTCAACCCCGTCGAGCAGGTCTCTGTCGAGGAGTGGCGCTTCGTCCTGGCTCATGAGCTGGACGTAACCTTCCTGCCCATCCGGCACGCGTGGAAGCACCTCAAGGACTCCCGCGCGGGCGCGGTCGTGCTCGTCGGGTCGACCGCGGGCATCAGTGGGTCCATGACGAACACCCGCGTCGCCCACACGGTCACCAAAGGAGGCATCGTCGCCCTCACCAAGCAGCTCGCCGCGGAAGGTGCGCCGCACGGCATACGGGTGAACTGCGTGAGCCCCGGGATGGTCGCCACTCCGGCCACGGCAGGCGACCTGCTCGCGCCCGACCACCCGATGCGAGACATAGCCCGACACATCCCACTCGGCCGCGTCGGAAGCCCTCGCGAGGTGGTGCGCTGTGCGTTGTTCCTCGCGTCCGATGACGCGTCGTACGTCACTGGTGCGAACCTCGTGGTGGACGGCGGCTGGTCGGCCGTCCTACCTGGCGAGTGGGTCTCGGAGGTCCGCGAAGGGCTGCAGTGA
- a CDS encoding SDR family oxidoreductase produces the protein MVVTGAASGIGVAVAAGAAAAGATVIALDQHSTAGVRALDVRSESQWEALATELLDAGRDIHGLVNCAGTTWRARLADVTPGDFARVQDVNVVGALLGTNALVPLMRPGASIVNIGSLAALQGHYAVAYTASKWALRGLTHAACLELGPRGIRVNIVHPGFIDTPMTESAPAQFRSASIDSAPLGRAGASPEVASVVTFLLSDAASFVSGAEIPVDGGASSHGGAKAVSDILRPQYSPPLRDGTQRRAATLDDWTSP, from the coding sequence GTGGTCGTCACGGGAGCGGCCTCGGGTATCGGCGTCGCGGTGGCAGCAGGCGCAGCAGCCGCTGGTGCGACCGTCATTGCCCTTGACCAGCACTCGACGGCCGGCGTGCGTGCACTCGACGTTCGCAGCGAGTCCCAGTGGGAGGCCCTGGCCACAGAGCTCTTGGACGCCGGTCGGGACATCCACGGCTTGGTGAACTGCGCGGGCACGACCTGGCGGGCGCGGCTTGCTGACGTCACGCCCGGTGACTTCGCCCGGGTCCAGGACGTCAATGTGGTGGGCGCGCTGCTCGGGACCAACGCACTGGTGCCCCTGATGCGTCCCGGCGCGTCGATCGTCAACATCGGCTCGCTCGCCGCACTTCAGGGTCACTACGCAGTCGCCTACACAGCCAGCAAGTGGGCGCTCCGCGGCCTCACCCATGCTGCCTGTCTTGAGCTCGGCCCGCGCGGAATCCGCGTCAACATCGTCCACCCCGGGTTCATCGACACCCCGATGACGGAGTCGGCCCCGGCGCAGTTCCGGTCCGCTTCCATCGACTCCGCGCCCCTGGGGCGAGCAGGGGCCAGCCCAGAGGTGGCGAGTGTCGTGACCTTCCTGCTGAGCGACGCCGCATCCTTCGTGAGTGGAGCCGAGATCCCCGTGGACGGGGGCGCCAGCTCGCACGGTGGGGCAAAGGCAGTCTCCGACATCCTCCGGCCGCAGTACTCCCCGCCCCTGCGTGACGGAACCCAGCGCCGCGCGGCGACCCTCGACGATTGGACATCACCATGA
- a CDS encoding FAD-binding protein codes for MASAIGTNWAGNHTYVASALAKPSSVGELQGLVARSERIRALGSRHSFSDLSDTRGVLVDLTGLPPGIEIDEEASSVSVSAGTRYGDLAAALDERGQALANMASLPHISVGGAVATGTHGSGDTNQSLSSAVRALEIVGPDGYLRRLDRADPDFDGSVVALGALGIVTRLVLDIEPGYGLRQDVSSGLTWATFDSRFDDLTAAGYSVSMFTRFGDESQNQLWVKARVDQPAMASIFGTTPAPTATHMLAGGAVEALTEQGGVPGQWLHRLPHFRIDFTPSRGEELQSEYFLPREHAVRAVEAIRRMSTSFRHLLQVAEIRTIAADSLWLSGAYGRETVAVHFTWVQDEAAVRVALREIEAALAPWGARPHWGKLFGFDHAALLAVFPRLTEFTRLRDRVDPDQKFGNAFLDRCLQ; via the coding sequence GTGGCATCCGCCATCGGCACGAACTGGGCAGGCAACCACACATACGTCGCCTCCGCGCTGGCGAAACCATCGAGTGTCGGCGAGCTCCAGGGACTGGTCGCGCGCTCCGAACGGATTCGCGCCCTCGGCTCACGCCACTCCTTCTCCGACCTCTCGGACACCCGTGGCGTCCTCGTAGACCTGACAGGTCTGCCGCCCGGTATCGAGATCGACGAAGAGGCGTCCTCGGTCTCCGTGTCGGCGGGGACACGCTACGGCGACCTCGCGGCGGCCCTCGACGAGCGCGGTCAGGCCCTGGCCAACATGGCCTCCCTACCGCACATCTCCGTCGGTGGAGCCGTGGCCACCGGCACGCACGGCTCCGGAGACACGAACCAGTCCCTCTCCAGTGCCGTTCGTGCCCTCGAGATCGTGGGGCCGGATGGATACCTCCGTCGCCTCGACAGGGCAGACCCCGACTTCGACGGCTCCGTGGTTGCGCTGGGCGCACTCGGCATCGTGACGCGGCTGGTGCTGGACATCGAGCCCGGCTACGGCCTGCGGCAGGACGTGAGCAGCGGCCTGACCTGGGCGACCTTCGACAGCCGATTCGACGACCTCACCGCGGCGGGATACAGCGTCAGCATGTTCACGCGCTTCGGTGACGAGTCGCAGAACCAGCTCTGGGTCAAAGCCCGGGTCGATCAGCCGGCGATGGCGAGCATCTTCGGCACGACGCCTGCACCGACGGCCACGCACATGCTCGCCGGGGGTGCCGTCGAAGCCCTGACCGAGCAGGGGGGCGTGCCAGGCCAGTGGCTGCACCGCCTCCCCCACTTTCGCATCGACTTCACCCCCAGCCGGGGCGAGGAGCTGCAGAGCGAGTACTTCCTCCCTCGCGAGCATGCCGTACGGGCCGTCGAAGCCATTCGCCGTATGAGTACGAGCTTCCGCCACCTGTTGCAGGTTGCCGAGATCCGCACCATCGCGGCGGATTCGCTGTGGCTCAGCGGGGCGTATGGGCGTGAGACCGTCGCCGTGCACTTCACGTGGGTCCAGGACGAAGCCGCCGTCAGGGTTGCGCTGCGGGAGATCGAGGCCGCCCTGGCGCCATGGGGAGCGCGGCCGCATTGGGGCAAGCTCTTCGGTTTCGACCATGCCGCCCTGTTGGCCGTCTTTCCGAGGTTGACGGAATTCACGAGGCTTCGCGATCGCGTTGATCCCGACCAAAAATTCGGCAACGCCTTCCTGGACCGCTGCCTGCAGTGA
- a CDS encoding Gfo/Idh/MocA family protein → MRARVRWGIVGTGGIARRTVGDLQLCDTVELVGICSRDKDRADQFASEHSIPFASADFDAFCASGQVDAVYVGIPHGLHFDYAARALRAGVHVVCEKPLTMTSAEAEELHRLSRENGAFLMEAMWMKFTPAFRAVTEILGSGTIGEPRLIQAGAGFPVPPDGPARYWVAELGGGALYDLGVYTIALAHAVLGTPDQVIAVGKMRDDGVDEQVAYTLRYDSGAVAQLTNSLTAFIPPGGWIGGTRGSITVGEPLFAPRSLRVVTGQPPAPPTVEELDFDQEGAGYVPMFRAASEAILRGDVEHPIHPVSATVAVLQILERVRAELVEARDRAGTGGQLGALSRPGP, encoded by the coding sequence ATGAGGGCGAGGGTGCGGTGGGGCATCGTCGGGACCGGCGGGATAGCTCGGCGAACGGTCGGCGACCTTCAGCTGTGCGACACCGTCGAGCTGGTCGGCATCTGCTCGCGGGACAAGGACCGGGCAGACCAGTTCGCTTCTGAACACTCGATTCCGTTCGCGTCTGCCGACTTCGACGCGTTCTGCGCATCAGGGCAGGTCGACGCTGTGTACGTCGGCATCCCGCACGGGTTGCACTTCGACTACGCCGCTCGCGCCCTGCGTGCGGGCGTGCACGTGGTGTGTGAGAAACCCCTGACGATGACCTCTGCGGAAGCCGAGGAGCTGCACCGTCTCTCGAGGGAGAACGGCGCCTTCCTCATGGAGGCCATGTGGATGAAGTTCACCCCGGCGTTTCGCGCCGTGACCGAGATCCTGGGGTCGGGCACGATCGGTGAACCGCGACTGATCCAGGCGGGTGCCGGGTTTCCGGTGCCCCCGGACGGTCCGGCCAGGTACTGGGTCGCCGAACTGGGAGGTGGCGCCCTCTACGACCTCGGCGTCTACACGATCGCACTCGCGCATGCCGTCCTCGGCACTCCCGACCAGGTGATCGCCGTGGGCAAGATGCGTGACGACGGTGTCGACGAGCAGGTGGCGTACACCCTGAGGTACGACTCCGGTGCGGTCGCACAGCTGACGAACTCGCTCACCGCGTTCATTCCTCCCGGCGGTTGGATCGGCGGTACCCGAGGCAGCATCACCGTCGGCGAGCCGCTCTTCGCCCCACGCTCCCTCCGCGTGGTGACGGGGCAGCCCCCAGCGCCACCGACGGTCGAGGAGCTCGACTTCGACCAGGAGGGCGCCGGATACGTGCCGATGTTCCGTGCCGCGTCCGAGGCCATTCTCCGCGGGGACGTCGAGCACCCCATCCACCCCGTGTCCGCCACGGTTGCTGTTCTCCAGATCCTGGAACGGGTTCGAGCCGAGCTCGTGGAGGCCCGAGACCGCGCCGGCACCGGCGGCCAGCTCGGGGCGTTGAGCCGACCCGGACCATGA
- a CDS encoding alpha/beta fold hydrolase produces MSTNSHAQDAVITAYKDAPTRTIHAGGVTYAYRELGPKVGVPVVFFVHLAANLDNWDPRIIDPIAAQHHVITFDNRGVGASTGTVPDSIEAMADDAATFIKALGFDKVDIFSFSLGGMIAQALVVKHPSLVRKLVLTGTGPAGGKDMDKVAGVTYYDILRAAVTRSDPKEFLFFNRNATGKPAARAFVQRLKERTTDRDKPVAVKAFQTQLKAIKKWGRSPAVDLSQLTQPTLIANGDNDRMVPSVLSEDLHHRIKGSELVIYPDSGHGGIFQFHDRFVPVALEFLAR; encoded by the coding sequence ATGAGCACGAACAGCCACGCACAGGACGCCGTCATCACCGCCTACAAGGACGCGCCGACCCGAACCATCCACGCCGGCGGCGTGACCTATGCCTACCGCGAGCTGGGGCCGAAGGTCGGGGTCCCCGTCGTCTTCTTCGTCCACCTCGCCGCGAACCTCGACAACTGGGACCCCCGGATCATCGACCCCATCGCCGCTCAGCACCACGTCATCACCTTCGACAACCGCGGCGTCGGGGCTTCCACCGGCACCGTTCCCGACAGCATCGAGGCGATGGCCGATGACGCCGCGACCTTCATCAAGGCGCTCGGCTTCGACAAGGTCGACATCTTCTCCTTCTCCCTGGGCGGCATGATCGCCCAAGCCCTGGTGGTGAAGCACCCCAGCCTCGTCCGCAAGCTCGTCCTCACCGGCACCGGCCCCGCTGGCGGCAAGGACATGGACAAGGTCGCCGGCGTCACCTACTACGACATCCTCCGGGCCGCCGTGACCCGGTCGGACCCGAAGGAGTTCCTCTTCTTCAACCGCAACGCCACGGGCAAGCCCGCCGCCCGCGCGTTCGTGCAGCGCCTCAAGGAGCGCACAACGGACCGTGACAAGCCGGTCGCCGTCAAGGCGTTCCAGACCCAGCTCAAGGCGATCAAGAAGTGGGGACGCTCGCCCGCCGTCGACCTGTCGCAGCTCACCCAGCCCACCCTGATCGCCAACGGCGACAACGACCGGATGGTGCCCTCGGTGCTCTCCGAAGACCTGCACCACCGCATCAAGGGCTCCGAGCTGGTCATCTACCCCGACTCCGGCCACGGCGGCATCTTCCAGTTCCACGACAGATTCGTCCCGGTCGCCCTCGAGTTCCTCGCCCGCTGA
- a CDS encoding xylulokinase codes for MTLVAGVDSSTQSCKVVVRDAASGRLVRRGSAPHPAGTEVDPASWWEALTEAVDAAGGLGDVSAISVAGQQHGMVGLDADGRVVRPALLWNDTRSASAAAALVRELGEGDDALGAARWAQAVGSVPVAALTVTKLRWLADAEPDHAARVAAVALPHDWLTWRLTGAESLDTLVTDRSDASGTGYFDAVSGKYRRDLLALALRREEGEVSHIVLPRVLGPHQAAGRGTAELDLAHLVVGPGCGDNAGAALGLGLEAGATMVSLGTSGVVASVSHTPTTDPSGTVAGFADATGKFLPLACTLNGARVFDATAQLLGVDHEKLSQLALSAGPGSGGLVLVPYFEGERTPNLPAATGELHGITLESLTAPHLALAAFEGLAGLLGAAMSGMRDQGVVITSVTLVGGGSRSEAFRVVAARTWDLPVTVPDIGEDVADGAARQAAWVLADSPEPPGWHFREATQYAPPATPQVQTSYDRAAARVTGAADDAAYVSTGSDPAP; via the coding sequence TCGTCGTCCGCGACGCGGCGAGCGGCCGCCTGGTCCGGCGGGGCAGCGCGCCGCACCCGGCAGGCACCGAGGTGGACCCCGCGTCGTGGTGGGAGGCGTTGACCGAAGCCGTCGATGCTGCCGGGGGCCTCGGCGACGTCTCGGCGATCTCGGTCGCAGGACAGCAGCACGGCATGGTGGGCCTTGATGCCGACGGCCGGGTGGTCCGCCCAGCTCTCCTGTGGAACGACACGCGCTCCGCCTCCGCCGCCGCGGCGCTGGTCCGTGAGCTCGGCGAGGGCGATGACGCCCTCGGCGCCGCGAGATGGGCACAGGCCGTGGGAAGTGTCCCTGTCGCCGCTCTGACCGTGACGAAGTTGCGATGGCTCGCCGACGCGGAGCCCGACCACGCCGCCAGGGTTGCTGCGGTTGCCCTGCCACACGACTGGCTGACGTGGCGGCTGACGGGAGCTGAGTCACTCGACACGTTGGTGACCGATCGATCCGACGCTTCTGGGACCGGCTACTTCGACGCTGTCTCGGGGAAGTACCGGCGGGACCTGCTCGCCCTGGCGCTCAGACGCGAGGAGGGCGAGGTTTCTCACATCGTCCTGCCACGCGTCCTGGGACCACACCAGGCAGCCGGTCGCGGCACCGCGGAACTGGATCTGGCGCATCTCGTGGTTGGGCCGGGCTGCGGCGACAACGCAGGGGCCGCTCTGGGACTGGGCCTCGAGGCTGGGGCGACCATGGTGTCACTCGGGACCTCCGGTGTGGTCGCCTCGGTCTCGCACACCCCCACCACGGATCCCAGTGGCACCGTTGCGGGATTCGCCGACGCGACAGGGAAGTTCCTACCGCTCGCGTGCACGCTCAACGGAGCTCGAGTCTTCGATGCGACAGCGCAGTTGCTCGGTGTCGACCACGAAAAGCTGTCGCAGCTCGCCCTCAGCGCGGGTCCGGGGTCGGGCGGACTCGTCCTCGTGCCGTACTTCGAGGGAGAACGAACGCCCAACCTGCCCGCGGCAACCGGTGAGCTCCACGGGATCACCCTCGAGAGCCTCACAGCTCCGCATCTCGCCCTGGCCGCATTCGAGGGACTCGCGGGACTTCTGGGTGCCGCGATGTCTGGCATGCGGGACCAGGGCGTGGTGATCACCAGTGTGACCCTGGTCGGCGGCGGGTCACGGTCGGAGGCCTTCCGGGTCGTGGCTGCCCGGACCTGGGACCTGCCTGTGACCGTGCCCGACATCGGGGAGGACGTGGCCGACGGCGCCGCGCGGCAAGCCGCCTGGGTTCTGGCAGACTCGCCCGAGCCACCGGGCTGGCACTTCAGGGAGGCGACCCAGTACGCCCCGCCCGCCACACCGCAGGTCCAGACCAGCTACGACCGGGCGGCGGCTCGCGTCACCGGTGCCGCCGACGACGCGGCATACGTGTCAACGGGATCCGACCCGGCGCCGTAG